One window of Methanogenium organophilum genomic DNA carries:
- a CDS encoding DUF2551 domain-containing protein, which yields MRSASDLKHEIERRLKGYLKRDTSGIRHELLSIFIKTRSVTIPEAFEQLKTKFTITLQSVASMIGTVASRIGILSVQKKNDNSTSVYTLRDKYTDMVSTLVQAV from the coding sequence ATGCGATCTGCGTCTGATCTGAAGCATGAGATAGAGCGCCGTTTAAAGGGGTATCTAAAACGGGACACATCGGGGATTCGGCATGAACTTCTGAGCATCTTTATAAAAACCAGATCTGTTACTATTCCAGAAGCATTTGAACAACTGAAAACAAAGTTTACCATTACTCTTCAGTCCGTTGCATCGATGATTGGGACGGTAGCATCACGAATCGGGATTCTCAGCGTGCAGAAGAAAAATGACAATTCCACCAGTGTCTATACACTCAGGGACAAGTATACCGACATGGTCAGCACTCTCGTACAAGCAGTATAA
- a CDS encoding protein translocase subunit SecF — protein MKFFTYDISKYTVRQLVALPVALLVISFLFLGFNTLTTGMPVDPGIDFAGGVAVTIPQSADTPADLEAYFSGYPLKSVGEGVNGGYYVVFEYMPDEDFLTLSELINDRYPDAKVDQIGETFGKTLQAQALWALLFSFIGMAIVVFIVFKNFVPSVAVVISALSDIVITAALMDIVGITLTLGTTAALLMLIGYSVDSDILLTTRVLKRKGKFSEKMQGAFRTGFTMTSTTISAVALMFVVSWIGQIDVIRDISAVLLIGLFVDLMNTWMLNAGILTAYVGGDKR, from the coding sequence ATGAAATTTTTCACCTATGATATCAGTAAATACACGGTCAGGCAACTTGTTGCCCTTCCGGTTGCGTTACTGGTAATCTCATTTCTTTTCCTGGGGTTCAATACCCTTACGACAGGTATGCCTGTTGACCCGGGAATTGACTTTGCGGGTGGTGTTGCTGTTACGATACCACAGTCAGCAGACACTCCTGCAGATCTTGAGGCATATTTCTCCGGCTATCCTCTGAAGAGTGTCGGAGAGGGGGTAAATGGCGGTTATTATGTGGTCTTTGAATATATGCCGGATGAGGATTTCCTCACGTTGTCTGAGCTGATCAATGATCGGTATCCTGATGCGAAGGTCGATCAGATTGGAGAGACATTTGGGAAAACGCTGCAGGCACAGGCGCTCTGGGCACTCCTCTTCTCATTCATCGGAATGGCCATTGTCGTCTTCATTGTCTTTAAAAACTTTGTTCCGTCCGTTGCAGTGGTAATCTCAGCACTATCTGATATTGTCATCACAGCGGCACTTATGGATATCGTTGGCATTACCCTTACACTGGGGACAACTGCCGCCCTCCTGATGCTGATCGGTTATTCGGTGGACAGTGACATTCTGCTGACGACCCGTGTTCTGAAACGGAAAGGCAAGTTTTCCGAGAAGATGCAGGGTGCATTTCGTACCGGGTTTACCATGACCTCAACCACTATCAGTGCAGTTGCGCTCATGTTTGTTGTCTCATGGATCGGACAGATTGACGTTATTCGGGATATTTCCGCAGTCCTGTTGATAGGACTCTTTGTTGACCTGATGAATACCTGGATGCTGAATGCAGGGATATTAACAGCGTATGTAGGGGGTGACAAACGATGA
- a CDS encoding archease: MPFSEQEHTADVLMHVCGATEKALFEESARALFSIMFPSSGEGNVSIRFSLTENDKNHMLHEFLSEILFYAEVECVALCRAEVIFTSSGLTAELFGEPFNREKHAGGTEVKGVSLSGMEITRTDEGWCTLVLFDV, encoded by the coding sequence ATGCCATTTTCTGAACAAGAACACACGGCTGACGTTCTGATGCATGTTTGCGGTGCAACTGAGAAGGCACTCTTTGAAGAATCAGCACGGGCGTTGTTTTCAATTATGTTTCCATCCTCTGGCGAAGGAAATGTCAGTATCCGTTTTTCTCTCACTGAAAATGACAAAAACCATATGCTTCATGAATTTCTCTCAGAAATCCTTTTTTATGCGGAGGTCGAATGTGTGGCACTCTGCCGGGCAGAAGTTATCTTTACTTCGTCCGGTCTTACAGCAGAACTCTTCGGGGAACCCTTCAACAGGGAAAAACACGCAGGGGGGACCGAAGTGAAAGGGGTATCGCTCTCCGGAATGGAGATTACAAGGACTGACGAAGGATGGTGTACGTTGGTTCTCTTTGACGTATAG
- a CDS encoding preprotein translocase subunit SecD, whose translation MSDDNSGGLIKTLKDWRVALMLLLVVFSIVSIYVIPPGVSNGMTGNLQLGLDLEGGSWIQLSFQSEVVRFDTDEDPEIFAARIGEALDAEVFLFEEDRLEIRAPFSREELETVFEENGATIVTYEDGVSPDTADQIKLILENKVNNLGTKDARINTITGLNGVTQYIRLELAGVDIATAQEIVGSQGKFEIRIETTGNETEHVLYGDAIKSVSTPTQDPPGSDVWGVGFTLTEGGAAAFRDAAITYGATTNPEAHEIMMLLDDEMVYSASLNPTLATELKTAPVRELRATTGSGEEGLEDAKTLEIHLRAGALPVDVEIAGSGTVSASLGEHFKVMSVIAGLLALMAVAATVYYWYREPAIVLPMIGTNIAEIIILLGIATYLQQLDLASIAGLIAVLGTGIDQLVVITDEVIYEGRVPSENLYLKRFNRALGIIMVAACTTVIAMLPLAVMDLANLRGFAIITILGVLIGVLITRPAYGKIIMAILSKKPGDR comes from the coding sequence ATGAGTGATGATAATTCCGGTGGATTAATTAAGACACTGAAAGACTGGCGTGTTGCTCTGATGCTCCTTTTGGTGGTTTTCTCGATTGTGAGTATCTATGTCATTCCCCCGGGTGTATCCAACGGGATGACCGGAAACCTTCAGCTGGGACTGGATCTTGAAGGTGGTTCATGGATTCAGCTGTCATTCCAGTCCGAAGTTGTCCGGTTTGATACTGATGAAGATCCGGAGATCTTTGCGGCACGCATTGGAGAAGCACTGGACGCTGAGGTATTCCTCTTTGAAGAAGACCGGCTGGAGATACGGGCGCCGTTTAGCCGCGAAGAACTGGAAACGGTCTTTGAGGAGAACGGAGCAACAATCGTCACCTATGAAGATGGGGTCTCACCGGATACGGCTGACCAGATTAAGCTGATTTTAGAGAATAAGGTCAATAATCTCGGGACAAAGGATGCCCGTATCAATACTATCACCGGTCTGAATGGTGTGACCCAGTACATCAGGCTTGAACTTGCCGGCGTTGACATCGCAACGGCACAGGAGATCGTTGGTTCGCAGGGTAAGTTTGAAATTCGGATTGAGACAACCGGGAATGAGACTGAGCATGTGCTCTATGGGGATGCCATCAAGAGTGTGTCAACACCGACACAGGATCCGCCCGGCAGCGACGTCTGGGGAGTCGGTTTTACCCTCACTGAAGGTGGTGCCGCTGCCTTCCGGGACGCTGCCATTACCTATGGTGCCACGACCAATCCGGAAGCCCATGAGATCATGATGCTCCTCGATGATGAGATGGTCTACAGCGCGAGCCTGAACCCCACACTGGCAACAGAGCTGAAGACGGCTCCTGTACGTGAACTTCGTGCAACGACCGGGTCTGGCGAAGAAGGTCTGGAAGACGCAAAAACGCTTGAAATTCACCTGCGCGCCGGTGCACTGCCGGTTGATGTGGAGATTGCCGGATCAGGTACTGTCTCTGCAAGTCTTGGTGAACATTTCAAGGTAATGTCAGTAATTGCGGGTCTTCTGGCTCTCATGGCTGTCGCTGCAACGGTATACTACTGGTACCGCGAACCGGCGATTGTGCTTCCGATGATTGGAACGAACATCGCAGAGATCATTATTCTGCTGGGTATCGCGACCTATCTTCAGCAGCTGGACCTTGCAAGTATTGCCGGTCTGATTGCTGTCCTGGGAACGGGTATTGACCAGCTTGTGGTGATCACCGATGAAGTCATCTATGAAGGCCGGGTTCCGTCGGAGAATCTCTATCTGAAACGGTTTAACCGTGCGTTGGGCATCATTATGGTGGCTGCGTGTACAACGGTCATCGCGATGCTGCCGCTTGCTGTGATGGACCTTGCAAATCTGCGCGGATTTGCCATTATCACTATCCTCGGTGTGCTGATTGGTGTGCTCATCACCCGTCCTGCCTATGGAAAGATCATTATGGCAATCCTTTCCAAAAAACCGGGTGACCGCTGA